The nucleotide sequence CTCACAGGACTCACAGATCTCCCAGGGCTGCAGGTCCCCCTGTTCCTGGTGTTCCTGGTCATCTACCTCACCACCATGGTGGGCAACCTTGGACtgatttttctcatctggaaggACCCCCATCTTCACACCCCCATGTATTCATTCCTGGGCAGCTTAGCCTTTGCAGACGCTTGTTCTTCCTCTTCTGTGACTCCCAAGATGCTAATGAATTTCTTATCTGTGAATCACACGATGTCCCTGGTTGAGTGCATCtcccaattttatatttttgcttccaGTGCAAACACAGAATGTTTCCTCCTGGtggtgatggcctatgaccgctatgtggccatatGTAATCCCTTGCTTTACCCAGTGGTGATGTATAATACCTTCTGCATCCAATTAATAGGTGTTTCATATATTATTGGGTTTCTTCATCCCATGATGCATGTGGGTTTGTTATTTAGATTAACTTTCTGCAAGTCCAATGTAATACATTATTTCTACTGTGAAATTTTACAACTATTTAAGATTTCTCGTACTGACCCTAGAGTTAATATGCTCCTGATCTTTGTATTTTCAGTCTTTATACAGTCTTTCACTTTTATGAGTATCATTATCTCTTACACCCATGTTCTCTTTGCCATCCTGAAAAAGGAGTCTGAAAAGGGCAGGAacaaagccttctccacctgcagcGCCCACTTACTCTCTGTTTCCTTGTTCTACGGCACTCTCTTCTTCATGTATGTGCGTCCTGGGTCTCGATCAGCTGAAAATCAGGATAAACTATATTCTTTATTCTATACAATCATAATTCCTCTGCTAAATCCTTTTATTTACAGTCTGAGGAACAAAGAGGTTATGGGTGCCTTgaagagaataataaataaataaacagattttaaGGCAAAATTTGAACTGTTCTTTTCAAACTTTGCAAAATCAAGGGGTCTGCAGTTAAGAAAATTGGCCTTGGCTTTATCATTTAAACAGAGGGTAGTGTACAGGGCAGTTTCTAAGTACTATGTGATGAAAGTCAGCTTCAATGGCAAGAGGTGTTCATATcacagaaaactgaatttttaatgaaaaatagaaatcctTTCTAAAACTAAGGATTTAGGGTTTGCAGTGTTTCACTCTGTAAATTCCACCTAAATTAGATACAGTAGTATGCAATTTTACTGTGGCAGACATTTGCATGTTTCTTTGTTTGAAactggagtgagtgagtgaagctaATTCTCTAAGCTTGAATATAAAAATTCTTGCTGTTTCTCAACTGTTCAGAGACTCAGATGAAACGACTTCTTGTAGGAGATTGTCCCTGAAGAGGAAAATTTCTTTGAATGAAGAAAAGGTTTAAAAAGCACAGAATACAGAGACTGGTGCATTTTACTGGAGAATAATGAAAGTtgggataaaataaaaaatggactATTGAATTTGGCTCAAATATATGCAGGTACATAGTGCATTTTACTGGGAAATTATAGGCAATAGTGATATTCAAgaatttgcagatattaaaagaTTTCAGAATGCATTTCCTCAGATAGTAGTAGTCTACTGTATTAATCTTTAcatgtttaataaaatataaatataaattcatataattttcaaacTTATTATACTCTTGCATGTTTACTatttgattcatgtcaatgtatgacaaaaaccactacaatattgtaaagtgattagcctccaactaataaaaataaatggaaaaaaatatgatgcAATTACACGATGCAACATTTCTTAACTTGTGTAAGTGCCACCCTGGAATGAGTCCCATTTCCAAAATGATTATAAAAACCTGCAATATAGTATCTATTGTTCTTTCATTGACTGCTCTGTACGGAATGTGGAGTGACTTTCTCCATTGGCTATATTCTAAATTTAAAGGAATTCTAAAGCAGTAAATGTAAAATTTGTTTGCACTTATAATAATATTGCTAGCTACCACTGCTGTTGCAAAGTCCTCAGGCGGTGACCTGGTATTTCTGATCAGTAAGGGAGAATTAAGAGgaagaaatatatagaaagaaaatcTGATGTATGGACACAACAGGTATGCAGGGTAGGAGGATgcaaggctgagaactgaagtgATGCAGCTCTTCTTCCCTGTCTTAgaccatcttcaatctttcccagggcaccttcactttcacttattcttAATAAGTGAACTTAAAATGATTATATGAATGTAGTCAGCCATCTAAACAGGCAGTgacaagaaaaatgaacacaCTGAAGCAAATGAATTAGACAGTTCTACAAATCAAATCAGTACTGGGAGAAAATGATCCTTATCATATAAATGGAAGAACTTAATAGGAGCATCTCTGGTGCTGATAGAGATTGAAGTTTCTAATCCATCCATGCTTCTGCAAGGTGTCCTGTCCTCTCTTCAACCAGTTGGGGGAAAGGGTTTAGATTTGTGAAAAAGGACACGATTACTAATATTTCAAAGCACAAGTACTGTGAAGCCATATAATATCCAAACTCACCAGAAAAAAATCTCACATattgaagtatttattttttgagagtAATTTTGGAGAGAACTGACCGCTGGAGGGAGTCAATAGTGCATTTACATCCTTTAAGTTGGTGATTCTAAAATTGGCAAGTTTAGGCTCCCTCATTCTAAAATATAGCTC is from Cervus canadensis isolate Bull #8, Minnesota chromosome 27, ASM1932006v1, whole genome shotgun sequence and encodes:
- the LOC122428827 gene encoding olfactory receptor 5AC1-like, coding for MMEANRTLVTGFVLTGLTDLPGLQVPLFLVFLVIYLTTMVGNLGLIFLIWKDPHLHTPMYSFLGSLAFADACSSSSVTPKMLMNFLSVNHTMSLVECISQFYIFASSANTECFLLVVMAYDRYVAICNPLLYPVVMYNTFCIQLIGVSYIIGFLHPMMHVGLLFRLTFCKSNVIHYFYCEILQLFKISRTDPRVNMLLIFVFSVFIQSFTFMSIIISYTHVLFAILKKESEKGRNKAFSTCSAHLLSVSLFYGTLFFMYVRPGSRSAENQDKLYSLFYTIIIPLLNPFIYSLRNKEVMGALKRIINK